From Ruminococcus sp. HUN007, a single genomic window includes:
- the thrC gene encoding threonine synthase, translating into MFYKSTRNSNLKVTSAQAISQGISEDGGLFVPESIPSLTLEEVEKIGKMSYSERAAYVFTKFLTDFTEAEIRYCTDNAYSTKNFETENIAEIAHLFDGTYMLELWHGPTCAFKDMALQILPYFLTTSAKKLNIDKKIVILVATSGDTGKAALEGFKDVEGTQIMVFYPENGVSSMQKRQMTTQEGQNVGVCAVKGNFDDCQSGVKKIFTDETVKKALADNKLMFSSANSINWGRLVPQVVYYISAYATLVSDEQIKLGDKINVVVPTGNFGNILAAYYAKRMGLPIAKLICASNINNVLTDFINTGVYDRNRKFYATCSPSMDILISSNLERLLYILTGDNDAQIKEWFGALAKDGKYEVSADVKAKIKEDFYAGFCDDNGTKETIKSIYDKYSYVCDTHTAVAVKVYEDYRRETKDETRTIIASTASPYKFSASVLEAICPDYKADDEYALVDKINELSDISIPDALADLKNKPVRFTGSIDRAEMSDFVMKTLGIR; encoded by the coding sequence ATGTTTTATAAAAGTACAAGAAACAGTAATTTAAAGGTTACAAGTGCGCAGGCTATTTCACAGGGTATTTCCGAAGACGGCGGTCTTTTCGTACCTGAAAGCATACCTTCACTTACGCTTGAAGAAGTTGAAAAGATCGGTAAAATGAGCTACTCTGAAAGAGCAGCATATGTTTTCACAAAGTTCCTCACAGACTTTACTGAAGCTGAGATCAGATACTGCACAGACAATGCCTACAGCACAAAGAACTTTGAAACTGAAAACATTGCTGAAATAGCACATCTTTTCGACGGCACCTATATGCTTGAACTCTGGCACGGTCCGACATGTGCTTTTAAGGACATGGCTCTTCAGATACTCCCGTACTTCCTGACGACATCAGCAAAGAAGTTAAACATAGACAAGAAAATCGTTATCCTCGTTGCAACATCAGGTGACACAGGCAAGGCTGCACTTGAAGGCTTTAAGGACGTTGAAGGAACACAGATCATGGTATTCTACCCTGAAAACGGTGTAAGCTCAATGCAGAAGCGTCAGATGACAACTCAGGAAGGTCAGAATGTAGGCGTATGCGCAGTAAAGGGTAACTTTGACGACTGCCAGAGCGGTGTCAAGAAGATCTTCACAGATGAAACAGTAAAGAAGGCGCTTGCTGACAACAAGCTCATGTTCTCAAGTGCAAACTCTATCAACTGGGGCCGTCTTGTTCCTCAGGTGGTTTACTATATTTCAGCATACGCAACTCTCGTTTCTGACGAACAGATAAAGCTCGGCGACAAGATCAACGTAGTTGTTCCTACAGGAAACTTCGGTAACATTCTTGCTGCTTACTACGCAAAGAGAATGGGACTTCCGATAGCAAAGCTCATCTGCGCATCAAACATCAACAATGTACTCACAGACTTCATCAACACAGGTGTTTATGACAGGAACAGAAAGTTCTACGCTACATGCTCTCCTTCAATGGACATCCTTATCTCAAGCAACCTTGAAAGACTCCTCTACATTCTTACAGGCGACAACGACGCTCAGATAAAGGAATGGTTCGGTGCTCTTGCAAAGGACGGAAAGTATGAAGTAAGCGCTGACGTGAAGGCTAAGATAAAGGAAGACTTCTATGCCGGATTCTGCGATGACAACGGCACAAAGGAAACAATAAAGAGCATTTATGACAAGTACTCATATGTTTGTGATACACACACAGCAGTTGCAGTCAAGGTATACGAAGATTACCGCAGGGAAACAAAGGATGAGACAAGAACGATCATCGCTTCAACAGCAAGTCCTTACAAGTTCAGCGCAAGCGTGCTTGAAGCTATCTGCCCTGACTACAAGGCTGACGATGAATATGCTCTCGTTGACAAGATAAATGAACTTTCAGACATCAGTATCCCTGATGCTCTTGCTGATCTTAAGAACAAGCCGGTAAGATTCACAGGATCTATCGACCGTGCTGAAATGTCTGACTTCGTAATGAAAACTCTCGGAATCAGGTAA
- the ylqF gene encoding ribosome biogenesis GTPase YlqF: protein MSETEIKSIQWFPGHMAKTRRAIKENLSLVDAVVEIIDARIPLSSQNPEMGKMTAGKPRLFVLNKRDMADSTVTDRWISWFRSKGIAAVSMDCKTGKGMKSFTSVLENQVLKDLLETRRAKGMSGTPTRIMIVGIPNVGKSSFINRMSGSKKARVEDRPGVTRTKQWVKLGDRIEMLDMPGVLWPKFDDQGVARRLAFTGAIKDDILDTETLAMLLLEYLAENYPEMLKSRYKMDTSAEMKGPELLELLGRKRGMLISGGEVDTERAAIMLLDEFRAGKIGCISLEIPEDEQNG from the coding sequence ATGTCAGAAACTGAGATCAAATCAATACAGTGGTTTCCGGGTCACATGGCGAAAACCAGAAGAGCGATAAAGGAAAACCTTTCACTGGTCGATGCCGTAGTCGAGATAATCGATGCCCGCATACCATTAAGCAGCCAGAATCCTGAAATGGGTAAAATGACTGCCGGAAAGCCGAGACTGTTTGTACTCAACAAGCGTGATATGGCAGACAGCACCGTTACCGACAGGTGGATATCCTGGTTCAGAAGCAAGGGTATAGCTGCGGTTTCCATGGACTGCAAGACAGGAAAGGGAATGAAAAGCTTTACCTCAGTACTGGAAAACCAGGTCCTTAAGGATCTTCTGGAAACCAGGCGTGCAAAGGGTATGTCCGGCACACCGACAAGAATAATGATAGTCGGCATTCCGAACGTCGGAAAGTCATCTTTCATCAACAGGATGTCCGGAAGCAAAAAAGCCAGGGTTGAGGACAGACCGGGCGTTACCCGTACCAAGCAGTGGGTAAAACTCGGCGACAGGATCGAAATGCTGGATATGCCGGGCGTGCTCTGGCCGAAGTTCGATGACCAGGGAGTTGCCAGACGCCTTGCATTTACAGGAGCCATAAAGGATGATATTCTTGATACGGAGACGCTTGCAATGCTTCTTCTTGAATATCTGGCAGAAAACTATCCTGAAATGCTGAAATCACGTTATAAAATGGATACCAGCGCTGAAATGAAAGGCCCTGAGCTTCTTGAACTTCTCGGAAGAAAGCGCGGTATGCTCATTTCAGGCGGCGAAGTGGATACTGAACGTGCTGCTATAATGCTCCTTGACGAGTTCAGAGCAGGAAAGATCGGCTGTATTTCCCTTGAAATACCAGAGGATGAACAGAATGGCTGA
- a CDS encoding YraN family protein, with amino-acid sequence MIRRTNSRQKTEYGNTESFLSRGEETSRRDLGNRGEDAVCAYVEKYGYKIIARNYICPRGEIDIVAENSDTVAFIEVKSRKEDCVVSGIDAVGYTKKRRILKTAAWYTYRYPLEKQPRFDIAEVILKNDIPAAIRYYKGAFDMTDSGIMLSFR; translated from the coding sequence ATGATAAGAAGGACAAACAGCAGACAGAAAACTGAATACGGCAATACAGAATCATTTCTTTCCCGCGGAGAGGAAACTTCAAGAAGAGACCTCGGAAACAGGGGTGAGGATGCAGTCTGTGCCTATGTTGAAAAGTACGGCTATAAGATCATAGCCCGGAACTACATCTGTCCGCGCGGCGAGATAGATATTGTAGCTGAGAATTCTGATACTGTCGCATTCATTGAAGTGAAATCCAGAAAAGAAGACTGTGTTGTGTCGGGTATTGATGCTGTCGGCTACACCAAGAAAAGAAGAATACTGAAAACGGCTGCGTGGTACACCTACAGGTATCCTCTTGAAAAGCAGCCCAGATTTGATATAGCGGAAGTCATACTGAAAAATGATATCCCTGCAGCCATCAGATACTACAAGGGTGCGTTTGATATGACTGATTCCGGGATCATGCTTTCATTCAGATAA
- the rnhB gene encoding ribonuclease HII, translated as MNRMADNKNKTELYEFDEAVRTELGGGFLCGTDEAGRGPLAGDVFAAAVILKPGVVIDGINDSKKLTEKKREKLFDEIKDKAEAWCIASASVEEIEKINILKAAMLAMRRAVEGLGVKPSLVIADGNKCPEIPGTEVRSVIKGDALSASIAAASVLAKVARDRYMLEMAEKYPAYAFEKHKGYGTKLHYEMLDKHGASEIHRMSFLKKYYDKKDKQQTEN; from the coding sequence ATGAACAGAATGGCTGATAATAAAAACAAGACTGAATTATACGAGTTTGACGAAGCAGTACGCACCGAACTTGGGGGCGGATTTCTCTGCGGGACCGATGAAGCCGGCAGGGGACCTCTGGCCGGAGATGTTTTTGCGGCGGCGGTCATACTTAAGCCGGGAGTAGTAATAGACGGCATTAACGACAGCAAAAAGCTCACGGAAAAGAAACGTGAAAAGCTTTTTGATGAAATAAAGGACAAGGCGGAAGCCTGGTGTATAGCGTCAGCGAGTGTTGAGGAGATCGAGAAGATCAATATTCTTAAAGCTGCAATGCTGGCGATGAGAAGGGCAGTCGAAGGACTCGGAGTAAAGCCTTCACTTGTGATCGCGGACGGAAACAAATGTCCGGAAATTCCGGGTACTGAAGTACGTTCAGTCATAAAGGGCGATGCTCTTTCAGCCAGTATTGCGGCTGCGTCAGTACTTGCCAAAGTGGCGAGGGACCGGTACATGCTCGAAATGGCTGAAAAATATCCGGCTTATGCATTTGAAAAGCATAAGGGATACGGAACGAAACTTCATTACGAAATGCTTGACAAACACGGTGCTTCTGAGATACACCGCATGAGCTTCCTGAAAAAGTATTATGATAAGAAGGACAAACAGCAGACAGAAAACTGA